ACCCGCTGGATCAGTGCGCCGATCGCCGCGACCAGCACGAGCGTCAGCACCGAGGCGAGGAGGACGTTCCAGCCCAGCGTCACCGCGAAGAAGAGGACGAGGTAGCCGGCGATCATCAACAGCTCGCCGTGGGCGAAGTTGAGCACCCGCGTCGTGCCGTAGACGAGCGCGATACCGGAGCCCACCAGAGCGTAGATCGACCCGGTGATGAGCCCGTTGATGACGAGTTCGAGGAGATAGGAGAGCGTCACGCCGCGCTCTCCCGGACGCCGAGGTAGACGCGCCTGACCTCGGGATGCTCCAGCATCTCCTCGCCGGACCCGCTGAGGACCACGCGGCCGCTCTCCAGCAGGTAGCCGCGGTGGCTCATGGCGAAGGAGAGCTTGGCGTTTTGCTCGTTGAACAGCACCGCCACGCCTTCGGAATTGATCGTTTTCATGATGCCGTAGACATTCTTCACCATCGCCGGCGACAGGCCGAGGAAGGGCTCGTCCATGAGGAGGACACGCGGCCGCGCCATCAGCCCGCGGGCGATCGCCACCATCTGCTGCTGCCCGCCGCTGAGTTTCCCGGCCGTCGCGTCCAGATGCGGCTCGATCTCCGGGAACAGGCCGAGCACCCAGGCGAACGACCCCCGCGCCTCGCCGGCCGGCCGGGCATAGCCGCCGAGCATGATGTTCTCCCGCACGCTCATGCGCGGGAACAGGCGGCGGCGCTCCAGGACGATGCTCATGCCCCGGCGCGGGCGCACCGTCGCCGGTTTGGCCCGCAGGTCCTCGCCGTCGAACAGGACGGCGCCTGAGGAGGCCTTCTTCAACCCCATCGCCGCCTTCAGCACGGTGCTTTTGCCGGAGCCGTTCGGTCCCATCACGGCGACCATCTCGCCGGCCCCGACTTCCATCGAAACGTCCCACAGGACCTGCGTCGCGCCGTAGTGGACGTTGACGTTCTCGAGCTTAAGCATCGTCGTCGCCCCCCAGGTAGATGCGCCGCACGGCCTCGTGCTCGGCCACCTCGGCCATCGGGCCGGCGACGACGACCTCGCCGCGGTTAAGGAAGATCGCGTCGTCCGCCAGGCCGAACAGCACTTCCATGTTGTGCTCGACGACGAGGATGGTGATGCCGCGCTCCTCGCGCAGGCGCCGGATCACGTCGAGGATGTCGGGGATGCTCGGCCGGTCGACGCCGCCGGTCACCTCGTCCAGCAGCAGGAGGCGCGGCTTCGTGGCGAGGGCGCGGGCCAGCTCCAGCCGTTTGCGCTGACCGGTGGAGAGAGTGCGGGACGGTTCGTCGATCTTCCCGCCGAGGCCCACGAAGTCGACGTATTCCTCGGCCTCCGCGCGGGCTGCGCGCATCGACACGCCGCGCGACGTGACGGCGACCATCACGTTCTCGCGCACCGTCAGGTCGGCGAAGGGCTGCGTGATCTGGAAGGTGCGGGCGATGCCTTGGCGGCAACGCCAGCTCGGCAGCGCCGCGGTGATGTCCCGCGCATCGAACGAGATGCTTCCGGCGCTGGGCCGCACGACGCCGGCCACGGCATTGAACAAGGTCGTCTTGCCCGCCCCGTTGGGGCCGAGGATCGCCGTGGTGCGACCGGTCTCGACGACGAGATCGACCTTCTGCAGGGCGACGAGTCCGCCGAAGCGGACGCTCACCTGGTCGATGCTGAGGAGAGGATGGGCCATCACGCCTTCCCAGATTGCGGTGGACGGAGGCTATGTGGCCTATTTATGATAATCAACCGACTGAACCGCTCGAATTGACGTCACCGGCCGCGTGACATTTGTGCATGAGCCTTGCGCGCATCGGTGGCATGCTCGGTCCACCCGCGAGGCTCCCCGCGGATCCCCGGCCGAGCCGCCCGAAAACGAGAGAGATCGAACCATGACCCTGACTGCCCAGATGCGCGATGACATCGTCCGCTCGGTCGAGGACGGGTTCGCCGCGCAGGTGGAGTTCACCGGGGCACTGGTCGGATTCCGGAGCAATCGCGGCGAAGAGCACACCATCCAGGACTTCATCTATCGCGCCCTCGGCGACCGCGGGTATGCGCGCGACCGCTTCGCGATGGATCCCGAGGCGATCGCGCGGCATCCGGGCGGCGCGCCCTGGTCCGATACCCACTCGGAGGCGCCGATCGTCGTCGGCATCCACCGCCCGCGCGCGGAGGCCGGCCGCTCGCTGATCCTGCAATCGCACCTCGACGTGGTGCCCGCCGGGCCCCGCGCGATGTGGGCCAGCGACCCCTACGTGGCGCGGATCGAGGGAGACTGGATGTTCGGCCGCGGCGCGGCGGACATGAAGGCCGGCGCGGCGGCCAACATCTTCGCCCTCGACGCGCTGCGGCGGATCGGCCTGGAGCCGGCGTCCACCGTCTACATCCAGTCGGTGGTCGAGGAAGAGTCGACCGGCAACGGCGCGCTGATGACGCACCTGCGCGGCTATCAGGCCGACGCGGTGCTGATTCCGGAACCGGAGGACGAGATGCTGGTGCGGGCCAACACCGGCGTCCTGTGGTTCCGGGTCGAGGTCTCGGGCCTGCCGGTCCATGTGCGCGAAATGGGCAGCGGGACCAATGCGATCGACGCCGCCTATCGCCTCGTCGGCGCGCTGCGTGAGCTGGAGGCGCGCTGGAACGCGAAGAAGGCGGACCATCCGCACTTCGCCGACCTCGATCACCCGATCAACCTCAATGTCGGCCGGATCGAGGGGGGCGACTGGGCCTCGTCGGTTCCGTGCTGGTGCGCGATCGACTGCCGCATCGCCATCTATCCGGGGACCGACGCCGGCGCCGCGGCGTCCGAGATCCGGGACTGCCTCGCCCAGTTCTCGCGCGCCGACCCCTACCTCTCCAACAACCCCCCCGTCGTCACCTTCGACGGCTTCCATGCCGAGGGTTACGTGCTGGAGGCGGGATCGGAGGCCGAGGCGGTGCTCGGCCGGGCCCACGAGGAGGCGATCGGCACGCCGCTGCAAAGCTTCACCACGCCCGGCTATCTCGATACCCGGGTCTACGCGCTCTACGACCGGATCCCGGCGCTGTGCTACGGGCCGATCTCGCGCAACATCCACGGCTTCGACGAGTGCGTCAGCCTCTCCTCGGTCCAACGGATCACCACCGCCATGGCGCTGTTCATCGCCCATTGGTGCGGGGTGAAACCCATCGACAAGGCTTGAGCCGCGATCCGGCGCGCGCCGGGTTCCTCTCGCTAAGACAACAACTTGCGTCCGGAAGGAAACGTGACGATGACGACCCATCGCATTACGACGCTCGACGAGCTGGACGAGCGCTACGGCCCGCCGGCCACGGCGGCGATCCAGAAGGAATTGCCCGCTCTGATGCCGGGCTACCGCGCGATGATCGAGGCGTCGCCGTTCGTCGCGATCGCCAGCTCCGCCCCGGACGGCGGGCTCGACTGTTCGCCGCGCGGCGACCCGGCGGGGTTCGTCCACGTCGCCGACGAGCGGACGATCATGCTGCCAGACCGGCCGGGCAACCGCCGCGTCGACACGATGCGCAACATCCTCGTCGACCCGCGAGTGGCGCTGCTCTTCCTCATCCCCGGCCTCGGCGAGACGCTGCGCATCAACGGCCGTGCCGAGATCTCGACCGACCCGGAGCACCTCGCCCTGTTCGAGATCAAGGGCAAGCAGCCGATCACGGTGCTGATCGTCCATATCGACACGGTCTACTTCCAGTGCTCGAAGGCGATCATCCGCTCCAAGATCTGGGACCCGGCGACGCAAGTCCCGCGGGACAGCCTGCCCACCGCCGGCCAACTCCTCGAAGAGGCGACGAACGCGGAGATGCTGGCCTCCGAGTACGATCCGTGGCTGCAGGAGCGCATCAAGCAGACCCTCTATTGACGCCCCGTCCGGAGGCCGGGCCCGCGCAAGTCGGCGCACGGCGTGAAGCCGCGGCGAAGGGGCGACGCGGTGGGGCGGGACGACAACGGCAGTCGCCGGTGCCGGACACGGTGCCGTGTGCATGTCGCGCGATCTCGCGATATTGAGGGACATGCCGACCGATGATCCCACGCGGCCCACCGGCCGCACGCTGTTCGTTCCGTCCGCGGACCGGCCGCTCGCGCTGCTCGGCCAATGTCCGGCCTATGCGCCGACGCCGCTGCGGCGCATGGATGGGCTGGGCGCGGAGGCCGGCGCCGGCGTGCTCTTCGTCAAGGACGAGAGCACGCGGATGGGGCTCGGCAGCTTCAAGGCGCTGGGCGGTGCGTTCGCCGTGGCGCGGATGATCTGCGACGCGGCCGGCACCGAGGATCTCGCCGGCCCGCGCGCGCGCGCCGTGGCATCCGGGATGACCTTCATCACCGCGAGCGCCGGCAATCACGGCCTCTCTGTGGCGGCAGGGGCGGGACGCTTCGGGGCGCGGTCGGTGATCGTCCTGGCGGCGACGGTGCCGGAGAGCTTCGCCGCCCGCATCCGCGCCAAGGGTGCCGGGATCCTGCGCGTCGACGGGGACTATGAGGCGAGCGTCGCGGTGGCGCGGCGAGAGGCCGAACGGCGCGGCTGGCTCCTCCTCGCCGACGGGTCGTGGCAGGGATATGTCGATCGCCCGGCGCTGGTGATGGAGGGCTATACCGTGCTGGCCGAAGAGTGCCGCGCCGCCTTCGCCGCGATTGAAGTGTGGCCGAGTCACATCGTCCTGCAGGCCGGCGTCGGCGGGCTCGCGGCCGCGGTCGCGACGCATGCGCGGCTGAATTGGCAGGGGGCGCCCGCGATCACCGTCGTCGAACCGGAGGCCGCGCCGTGCTTGCGGGCGAGCGTCGCGGCCGGTCGCCTGACGCCGGTGAGCGGCCCGCACTCCGACATGGGGCGGCTCGATTGCAAGGACGCCTCGCTGATCGCCTTCGAGGCGTTGCGGCGGGACGCCGACGCGTTCGTGACCGTCGGCGACGCGGCCGCCGCCGAGGCTGCCGCGGATTTCGCCCGCCACGGCATCCGCACGACGCCGAGCGGTGCGGCGGGGCTCGCGGCACTGAAGGCGCTGGACCTCCCGGCGGACGCGCGCGTCCTGCTGATCGCATCCGAAGGGCCGGAGGACTGAAGCGAGACGCCGGTCTCGAAGGCGACCGCCGGCAACCGCGCGCGGGGACGGGGAGCCGGGGAGCGGCGAGCGGGGAGCCCGCGGGATACGAGACGAGGGTCCTCACGAGCCCCGCGTCCGACGCATGGCGCTATGCACGACCGCAGGACCCCGGCCGACGCCTCCTGACCTCGCCGGCGTTTGTCCCAGTGTGATCAACGCACTGTCCGGTTCGCGGCTCGCCGGGCGGAACGTCGGCGGCCGAGGGTATTGGCTCCAGGCATAGGTCGATCATACAAAGATATGTGCATTGCCACCCATTGTGCGAGATTACACGGTGTCCATATTCGGCGTCGCCTTGGCTTGCCCAACAGGAGGCGCCCTTGTCCCGCATCGCCATCGTCATCCTCGGCGTCGCCGCCCTCGGCCTCGCGGCCTGCGAACCCGAGGCGCAGAGCGCCGCCGCTCCGCCCCCGCCCGAAGTCACCGTCGCCAAGCCCGTCACCCGCCAGATCGTCGAGGACGACGAGTTCGTCGGCCGTTTCGCGGCGGTGAACGAGGTGGAGGTGCGGGCGCGCGTCGCCGGCTACCTCGCTCAGATCCACTTCACCGACGGTCAGATGGTTAGGGAGGGCGACCTGCTCTTCACCATCGACCAACGTCCCTACGCCGCCGAGAAGGAGCGGGCCGAAGCGCAGGAGCGCGTCACCGCCGCCCAGCTCGACTACGCCAAGCAGCAGTTCGACCGTGGCGCCGACCTCGTCAAACGCGGCACCATCCCACAGTCGCAGTACGACGAGCGGATGCAGGCCCACCTCGCCGCGCAGGCGAACGCCGAGGCCGCGAAGGCCGCCACCCGCACCGCCAGCCTCAACTACGACTATACCGAGATCCACGCCCC
This portion of the Acuticoccus sp. I52.16.1 genome encodes:
- a CDS encoding ABC transporter ATP-binding protein, coding for MLKLENVNVHYGATQVLWDVSMEVGAGEMVAVMGPNGSGKSTVLKAAMGLKKASSGAVLFDGEDLRAKPATVRPRRGMSIVLERRRLFPRMSVRENIMLGGYARPAGEARGSFAWVLGLFPEIEPHLDATAGKLSGGQQQMVAIARGLMARPRVLLMDEPFLGLSPAMVKNVYGIMKTINSEGVAVLFNEQNAKLSFAMSHRGYLLESGRVVLSGSGEEMLEHPEVRRVYLGVRESAA
- a CDS encoding diaminopropionate ammonia-lyase — encoded protein: MPTDDPTRPTGRTLFVPSADRPLALLGQCPAYAPTPLRRMDGLGAEAGAGVLFVKDESTRMGLGSFKALGGAFAVARMICDAAGTEDLAGPRARAVASGMTFITASAGNHGLSVAAGAGRFGARSVIVLAATVPESFAARIRAKGAGILRVDGDYEASVAVARREAERRGWLLLADGSWQGYVDRPALVMEGYTVLAEECRAAFAAIEVWPSHIVLQAGVGGLAAAVATHARLNWQGAPAITVVEPEAAPCLRASVAAGRLTPVSGPHSDMGRLDCKDASLIAFEALRRDADAFVTVGDAAAAEAAADFARHGIRTTPSGAAGLAALKALDLPADARVLLIASEGPED
- a CDS encoding ABC transporter ATP-binding protein; this encodes MAHPLLSIDQVSVRFGGLVALQKVDLVVETGRTTAILGPNGAGKTTLFNAVAGVVRPSAGSISFDARDITAALPSWRCRQGIARTFQITQPFADLTVRENVMVAVTSRGVSMRAARAEAEEYVDFVGLGGKIDEPSRTLSTGQRKRLELARALATKPRLLLLDEVTGGVDRPSIPDILDVIRRLREERGITILVVEHNMEVLFGLADDAIFLNRGEVVVAGPMAEVAEHEAVRRIYLGGDDDA
- a CDS encoding pyridoxamine 5'-phosphate oxidase family protein, with amino-acid sequence MTTHRITTLDELDERYGPPATAAIQKELPALMPGYRAMIEASPFVAIASSAPDGGLDCSPRGDPAGFVHVADERTIMLPDRPGNRRVDTMRNILVDPRVALLFLIPGLGETLRINGRAEISTDPEHLALFEIKGKQPITVLIVHIDTVYFQCSKAIIRSKIWDPATQVPRDSLPTAGQLLEEATNAEMLASEYDPWLQERIKQTLY
- a CDS encoding ArgE/DapE family deacylase — its product is MTLTAQMRDDIVRSVEDGFAAQVEFTGALVGFRSNRGEEHTIQDFIYRALGDRGYARDRFAMDPEAIARHPGGAPWSDTHSEAPIVVGIHRPRAEAGRSLILQSHLDVVPAGPRAMWASDPYVARIEGDWMFGRGAADMKAGAAANIFALDALRRIGLEPASTVYIQSVVEEESTGNGALMTHLRGYQADAVLIPEPEDEMLVRANTGVLWFRVEVSGLPVHVREMGSGTNAIDAAYRLVGALRELEARWNAKKADHPHFADLDHPINLNVGRIEGGDWASSVPCWCAIDCRIAIYPGTDAGAAASEIRDCLAQFSRADPYLSNNPPVVTFDGFHAEGYVLEAGSEAEAVLGRAHEEAIGTPLQSFTTPGYLDTRVYALYDRIPALCYGPISRNIHGFDECVSLSSVQRITTAMALFIAHWCGVKPIDKA